The DNA region TTATTATACCTTCAATCTTCTTCAGGAGTTCTTCCATGTTGTAAGGTTTAATAATATAATTTCCCCCGATCTTCCTGATTAATGCATCAGCCCTCCCCCCAAGCACATCACCCGTAGAAAAAAGCATCTTGTTCTCCATATACGGCTTATTTTTGCTTACCCATTCGAATACCCCTGCTCCATCTATCCCCGGCATCTTAAAATCACATATGATCATGTCGAAATCTTCATTATTCAATTTGCTGATTGCCTCATTACCTGAATTTGCCCCTTCAACAATATATTTGTTCCCTACTATGTGTATCATTACGTCAAGCTGGTCTTCTTCATCATCAACTATCAGAATTTTCTTCAGCTTCACATCAGGAACATTAACAACTTCTTCAATAGAGGTCAGAAGAGAGTGATACACTGCATCTTCTGCAGAAGGTATGGGCATTCGAATAGTAAATTGCGTCCTGCCGTTTTCACTGCTGGCAGTTATGTCGCCGCCATGCTCACGTATTATACCGTAACACAGACTGAGTCCAAGTCCGGTGCCCCTGCCAACTTCTTTGCTTGTATAGAATGGATCAAAGATTTTGCTTATAGCCTCCTTAGGTATTTCCGGTCCATTGTTAATAAATTCAATATTGATTTCATCATCCTTTACACTCGATTTAATTTCCAGAATTCCACCGGCACCCCCTTTTTCTTCAATGGCATCACAGGCATTGTTGATAATATTTACAAAGACCTGTTCAATCTGTCTTTCATCAGCAAATGTCAACGGCATAGTATCATCAAGATCTGACTTAAGGGTTATGGCAGTTGATGACAGCCTGTAATGAAGCAGTGATATTACACTTTGCAGTATACTATTAATATTAACAGAACTTTTGTGAGGTTTATCCTGTCTTGAAAAGCGCAACAATGATTCAACAATACGTTTTGCGCCAATTGCCGAACGATTTACGGTCTTTATCAGCTTTAATTCATTCTCCTCAAGCGATGACTGCTGGAGAAGTTCAGAATAGACTAATATAGGGAGGAGCCTGTTATTGAGTTCATGCGCAATGCCCGAGACAAAAGTAACAAGTGAAGCGAGTTTTTCAGTCTGCAAGAGCCTTTTCTCAAGCATCTTACGCTCAGTAATATCCTTTGCCACCCCGAGTAAACCAATTATCCCCTGACCGCTGCTCCTAAGGGGGGTAAAACTGCACAATGTCTGCCATACGGTTTCGTCCTTGCCTTTAAGATCCATCTCAAGGGTCTTCTTCCCACCCTGTTTGAGCACCTGAACAAAGGCACGTATAGCCTCCTCACTCATTAACA from Nitrospirota bacterium includes:
- a CDS encoding GAF domain-containing protein, coding for MDINSELQQFYSDVMQSLSAFQRIVAMLNKKSDVKSICDEVVKILSDELGLEHCSIMLLDDSGNYVVNQAGVSPPEADRNEEVHDRAFRVGEGVAGMVAKNNAPILISDVDNDVRFVKLKSAVDIGSLLCLPVSAGGRCLGVLNLSHSKHKFFSKHHEKVFSILSTTIGHLINLVRLQKDLELLNKHLQLTVIERTKEIEESHEYLKNIFENASDIIFTIDNEGRFIFLNKRVEDLGYTKDELVGQVFDTLLMSEEAIRAFVQVLKQGGKKTLEMDLKGKDETVWQTLCSFTPLRSSGQGIIGLLGVAKDITERKMLEKRLLQTEKLASLVTFVSGIAHELNNRLLPILVYSELLQQSSLEENELKLIKTVNRSAIGAKRIVESLLRFSRQDKPHKSSVNINSILQSVISLLHYRLSSTAITLKSDLDDTMPLTFADERQIEQVFVNIINNACDAIEEKGGAGGILEIKSSVKDDEINIEFINNGPEIPKEAISKIFDPFYTSKEVGRGTGLGLSLCYGIIREHGGDITASSENGRTQFTIRMPIPSAEDAVYHSLLTSIEEVVNVPDVKLKKILIVDDEEDQLDVMIHIVGNKYIVEGANSGNEAISKLNNEDFDMIICDFKMPGIDGAGVFEWVSKNKPYMENKMLFSTGDVLGGRADALIRKIGGNYIIKPYNMEELLKKIEGIINSD